The Salinispora tropica CNB-440 genome has a window encoding:
- a CDS encoding carbon-nitrogen hydrolase family protein codes for MRVAVCQLNAQEDQARNLVAAKALLERAAAGGADLAILPEYVDYLGPVAGQPVAEPVDGEVGRFFADAAQRLGVWVVVGSIHERGPDPEHSYNTCLVFDRSGTLAASYRKIHLYDVEIPGRVSYLESATVAAGAQPVVVDVEGIRVGLSICYDLRFPELYRQLVTDGGADLLLVPAAFMLHTGRDHWEVLLRARAIENQCFVAAAAQTGDHEPRRTCFGRSMVIDPWGTVLAQVPDGSGLAIVDLDLERLRTIRAELPSLANRRLQPSWA; via the coding sequence ATGCGCGTCGCGGTCTGCCAGTTGAACGCCCAGGAGGACCAAGCGAGGAATCTGGTGGCCGCCAAGGCCCTGCTGGAGCGGGCGGCGGCCGGTGGTGCCGATCTCGCGATCCTCCCCGAGTATGTCGACTATCTCGGTCCGGTCGCCGGGCAACCGGTGGCGGAGCCGGTGGACGGGGAGGTCGGGCGGTTCTTCGCCGATGCCGCGCAGCGGCTCGGTGTCTGGGTCGTCGTTGGCTCGATCCACGAGCGAGGCCCGGACCCGGAGCATTCGTACAACACCTGCCTGGTGTTTGATCGATCCGGGACGCTCGCCGCCAGCTATCGCAAGATCCACCTGTACGACGTGGAGATTCCCGGCCGGGTGTCGTATCTGGAGTCAGCCACTGTCGCCGCGGGCGCGCAGCCGGTCGTCGTTGACGTGGAGGGCATTCGGGTCGGGCTGTCGATCTGCTACGACCTCCGTTTTCCCGAGCTCTACCGCCAGCTCGTCACGGACGGCGGGGCGGACCTCCTTCTCGTCCCGGCAGCCTTCATGCTGCACACGGGAAGGGACCACTGGGAGGTGCTGTTGCGCGCCCGGGCCATCGAGAACCAGTGCTTCGTTGCGGCTGCTGCCCAGACGGGGGACCACGAGCCAAGACGTACCTGCTTCGGGCGCAGCATGGTGATAGACCCCTGGGGAACGGTGCTCGCCCAGGTGCCGGATGGTTCCGGGCTCGCGATCGTCGACCTTGACCTGGAGCGACTGCGGACGATCCGGGCCGAGTTGCCGAGCCTGGCCAACCGTCGTCTCCAGCCTTCATGGGCATGA